In Perognathus longimembris pacificus isolate PPM17 chromosome 3, ASM2315922v1, whole genome shotgun sequence, a single window of DNA contains:
- the LOC125348376 gene encoding 40S ribosomal protein S3a-like — MKPFGSLTSTMAVSKNKRLTKGGKKGAKKKVVDPFSKKDWYDVKAPAMLNIRNIGETLVTRTQGTKIASDGLKGRVFEVSLTDLQNDEIAFRKFKLITEDVQGKNCLTNFHGMDLTRDKMCSLVKKWQTMIEAHVDVKTTDGYSLRLFCVGFTKKRNNQIRKTSYAQHQQVRQIRKKMMEIMTREVQTNDLKEVVNKLIPDSIGKDIEKPCQSIYPLHDVFVRKVKMLKKPKFELGKLMELHGEGGSSGKATGDETGAKVERADGYEPPVQESV; from the coding sequence atgaagcCTTTCGGCTCTCTGACCAGCACCATGGCGGTCAGCAAGAACAAGCGCCTTACAAAAGGCGGTAAAAAGGGAGCCAAGAAGAAAGTGGTTGATCCATTTTCTAAGAAAGATTGGTATGATGTGAAAGCACCAGCCATGCTCAATATAAGGAATATTGGGGAAACACTAGTCACAAGGACTCAAGGAACCAAAATCGCATCTGATGGCCTCAAGGGTCGGGTGTTTGAAGTGAGCCTTACCGATCTGCAGAATGATGAAATCGCATTCAGAAAGTTCAAGCTCATTACTGAGGATGTTCAGGGCAAGAACTGTCTGACCAACTTCCATGGCATGGATCTCACCCGAGACAAAATGTGCTCCTTGGTCAAAAAGTGGCAGACCATGATTGAAGCTCATGTTGATGTCAAGACTACAGATGGTTATTCGCTTCGTCTGTTCTGTGTTGGTTTTACTAAAAAACGCAACAATCAAATCCGCAAGACCTCCTATGCCCAGCATCAGCAGGTGCGCCAGATCCGGAAGAAGATGATGGAGATCATGACCAGAGAGGTGCAGACAAATGACTTGAAAGAAGTAGTTAATAAATTGATTCCAGACAGCATtggcaaagacatagaaaagcCCTGCCAGTCTATTTATCCACTTCATGATGTCTTcgttagaaaagtaaaaatgctgaAGAAGCCCAAGTTTGAATTGGGAAAACTCATGGAGCTTCATGGTGAAGGTGGTAGTTCTGGAAAAGCTACTGGGGACGAGACTGGTGCTAAAGTCGAGCGAGCTGATGGATATGAACCACCAGTCCAAGAATCTGTTTAA